A window from Actinomycetospora corticicola encodes these proteins:
- a CDS encoding alpha/beta hydrolase fold domain-containing protein produces the protein MADGVTVGRAPRRPRAGRLALVGGSAAALVTTAGFRPLTRRWPAAIGATLLAAFATELPRPTAALTGGVALVAARRGAGRTVVGRVGLALATGSVAALLTLDRRARATDGVLRGALVGAFGSSGPEPEPATWLSPRAVTAPRRFRAAGARDVAYGPHGTANLLDVWRHPDLPDDAGAPVLVEIHGGAWSSGRKEGEGNPLMAYLVSRGWVCVTLNYRLGPRHRWPAMIDDVRAALGWVHTHIAEHGGDPGFVAVSGGSAGAHLAALAALTGRDDDHSRVDAAVTLYGIYDLTTDDGSGTLDELLAETMMSGTPADWAGASPTHRVTADAPPFFVLHGTGDAIVVPDQSRGLVRALRAVSRAPVAYAELPYAQHAFDTLPTPRTMLVVRAVEAFLVGVLGRRPARPGATAIVAGRGPGGAPDAADGGR, from the coding sequence GTGGCGGACGGTGTGACGGTCGGCCGGGCGCCCCGGCGCCCCCGTGCGGGTCGCCTCGCGCTGGTCGGCGGCAGTGCCGCGGCCCTCGTCACGACGGCGGGCTTCCGGCCGCTCACGCGACGCTGGCCGGCGGCGATCGGGGCGACGCTGCTGGCCGCCTTCGCCACCGAGCTGCCGCGTCCGACCGCCGCGCTCACGGGGGGCGTCGCCCTCGTCGCGGCCCGCCGGGGTGCGGGCCGAACGGTCGTCGGCCGGGTCGGCCTCGCCCTCGCGACGGGGTCGGTCGCCGCCCTGCTCACGCTCGACCGCCGGGCCCGGGCCACCGACGGGGTGCTGCGAGGCGCCCTGGTCGGGGCGTTCGGCAGCTCCGGGCCCGAGCCGGAGCCGGCCACGTGGCTGTCCCCGCGGGCGGTCACGGCCCCCCGGCGGTTCCGCGCGGCCGGGGCGCGCGACGTCGCCTACGGGCCGCACGGCACGGCCAACCTGCTCGACGTCTGGCGCCACCCCGATCTCCCCGACGACGCCGGAGCCCCGGTGCTGGTGGAGATCCACGGCGGGGCGTGGTCGTCGGGACGCAAGGAGGGCGAGGGCAACCCGCTGATGGCCTACCTGGTCTCGCGGGGCTGGGTGTGCGTGACGCTGAACTACCGCCTCGGCCCGCGGCACCGCTGGCCCGCCATGATCGACGACGTGCGGGCGGCGCTCGGCTGGGTGCACACCCACATCGCCGAGCACGGGGGCGACCCGGGCTTCGTCGCCGTGAGCGGGGGGTCCGCCGGCGCACATCTCGCCGCCCTGGCCGCCCTCACCGGTCGCGACGACGACCACTCCCGGGTCGACGCCGCCGTCACCCTCTACGGGATCTACGACCTCACCACCGACGACGGCAGCGGCACCCTCGACGAGCTCCTGGCCGAGACGATGATGTCCGGCACGCCCGCCGACTGGGCGGGGGCCTCGCCGACCCACCGCGTGACCGCGGACGCCCCGCCGTTCTTCGTCCTGCACGGCACCGGCGACGCCATCGTGGTCCCCGACCAGAGCCGGGGCCTCGTCCGGGCCCTGCGCGCGGTCTCCCGCGCCCCCGTCGCCTACGCCGAGCTGCCCTACGCCCAGCACGCCTTCGACACCCTCCCCACCCCGCGCACGATGCTCGTGGTCCGGGCCGTCGAGGCCTTCCTGGTCGGCGTCCTCGGGCGTCGGCCCGCCCGGCCGGGGGCGACGGCGATCGTCGCGGGTCGCGGCCCGGGCGGCGCTCCCGACGCGGCCGACGGCGGTCGATAG
- a CDS encoding helix-turn-helix domain-containing protein: MNDGADVEECAADAARPPLRAVDGCAHDPARRHPWAEVPPEAADRMRAVVLDTGDDIIEQVRAQIAEYALSMNGVFGQNIRRGVSVALEQFLQLLGTDADLPDTRVYFELGRVEHRHGRTMDALQTAYRVGTRVLWRRISAGSDAYGLTPDDIFRLAEALFAYTEQLAAASVAGYAHEQSLTAGSRQARRHALVAALLHTPPPDGAELERLARDAEWLLPRTLAVLICDEESLQAVCRRMPPDALGSRVDGLGVVVLPDPDGPGRADDLADATAGVDAVVGPTVGTDQIGRSVTRARSAWPLVAAGEILPDDGPSRGNRPPSRLVRSDDHLLALLLHADVSVTTDLVAQRLEPLRRMTASARDRAVETLRAWLDAHGDVAEAAGTLHVHPQTVRYRLARIKESFAGALDDPVARLEVALALRFGGAFTAAEPAVEG; this comes from the coding sequence GTGAACGACGGAGCGGATGTGGAGGAGTGCGCCGCGGACGCGGCGCGTCCGCCGCTGCGCGCCGTCGACGGGTGCGCGCACGACCCGGCGCGGCGCCATCCGTGGGCCGAGGTGCCGCCGGAGGCCGCCGACCGGATGCGGGCGGTCGTGCTCGACACGGGCGACGACATCATCGAGCAGGTCCGTGCCCAGATCGCCGAGTACGCGCTGTCGATGAACGGCGTGTTCGGCCAGAACATCCGCCGCGGGGTCTCGGTCGCCCTCGAGCAGTTCCTCCAGCTCCTCGGCACCGACGCCGACCTGCCGGACACCCGCGTGTACTTCGAGCTCGGCCGCGTGGAGCACCGCCACGGCCGGACGATGGACGCGCTGCAGACCGCCTACCGGGTCGGCACCCGCGTGCTGTGGCGGCGGATCTCGGCGGGCAGCGACGCCTACGGGCTCACCCCGGACGACATCTTCCGGCTCGCCGAGGCCCTGTTCGCCTACACCGAGCAGCTCGCCGCGGCCTCGGTCGCCGGGTACGCCCACGAGCAGAGCCTCACGGCCGGGTCCCGCCAGGCCCGCCGGCACGCCCTGGTCGCCGCGCTGCTGCACACGCCCCCGCCCGACGGAGCCGAGCTGGAGCGACTCGCGCGGGACGCCGAGTGGCTCCTGCCGCGCACCCTCGCCGTCCTGATCTGCGACGAGGAGTCGCTGCAGGCGGTGTGCCGCCGGATGCCCCCGGACGCCCTCGGCTCCCGCGTCGACGGCCTCGGCGTGGTCGTCCTCCCCGATCCCGACGGCCCGGGCCGCGCGGACGACCTCGCCGACGCCACGGCGGGGGTGGACGCGGTCGTCGGTCCCACGGTCGGCACCGACCAGATCGGCCGCTCCGTCACCCGGGCCCGCTCGGCCTGGCCGCTGGTCGCCGCGGGCGAGATCCTTCCTGACGACGGGCCCTCCCGCGGCAACCGCCCGCCCTCGCGGCTCGTGCGCTCGGACGACCACCTGCTCGCCCTGCTGCTGCACGCCGACGTCTCGGTGACCACCGACCTCGTCGCCCAGCGCCTCGAGCCCCTGCGCCGGATGACGGCGTCGGCCCGGGACCGGGCGGTGGAGACCCTGCGGGCCTGGCTCGACGCGCACGGCGACGTCGCCGAGGCGGCGGGCACGCTGCACGTGCACCCGCAGACGGTCCGCTACCGGCTCGCGCGGATCAAGGAGTCGTTCGCGGGCGCGCTCGACGACCCGGTCGCGCGCCTCGAGGTCGCGCTGGCCCTGCGGTTCGGCGGGGCCTTCACCGCCGCCGAACCGGCCGTCGAGGGCTGA
- a CDS encoding ANTAR domain-containing protein codes for MTDERRWQEDRERFVDSNSDDALGPLAEQFVSLGRSLVGSTDGGVGAVLERIVTAAQEITGADVVSVTLREGDGFTTPVETDPVASKADAVQYDTGEGPCVEATTEDGLGYFACADLGRESRWPRFGPAAAELGLHAVFATGLFPRDDNPRLGALNYYSRRVGGLDHVDRDQALIFAVHAAIVLRDARALEAAELRAAQLQDAVRSRDVIGQAKGILMERRGLSADEAFDTLRRTSQELNIKLRDLAATLASRRADL; via the coding sequence GTGACGGACGAACGTCGGTGGCAGGAGGATCGGGAGCGGTTCGTGGACAGCAACTCCGACGATGCGCTGGGGCCCCTGGCCGAGCAGTTCGTGAGCCTCGGCCGGTCCCTGGTCGGGTCCACCGACGGCGGGGTCGGCGCCGTGCTCGAGCGCATCGTGACCGCCGCGCAGGAGATCACCGGCGCCGACGTGGTCTCGGTGACCCTGCGCGAGGGCGACGGCTTCACCACGCCCGTCGAGACCGATCCCGTGGCGAGCAAGGCCGACGCGGTGCAGTACGACACCGGCGAGGGCCCGTGCGTCGAGGCCACGACGGAGGACGGGCTCGGCTACTTCGCCTGTGCCGACCTCGGCCGGGAGTCCCGGTGGCCGCGCTTCGGCCCGGCGGCGGCCGAGCTCGGCCTGCACGCGGTGTTCGCCACCGGGCTGTTCCCCCGGGACGACAACCCGCGGCTCGGCGCCCTGAACTACTACTCCCGGCGCGTCGGCGGACTCGACCACGTCGACCGGGACCAGGCGCTGATCTTCGCCGTGCACGCGGCCATCGTGCTGCGGGACGCCCGGGCCCTCGAGGCAGCCGAACTGCGTGCCGCGCAACTGCAGGACGCCGTGCGGTCCCGCGACGTGATCGGGCAGGCCAAGGGCATCCTCATGGAGCGCCGCGGGCTGTCGGCCGACGAGGCCTTCGACACGCTGCGCCGCACCTCGCAGGAGCTGAACATCAAGCTGCGGGACCTCGCGGCGACGCTGGCGTCGCGCCGCGCGGATCTCTGA
- a CDS encoding fatty acid desaturase family protein produces MTASTAHLSVEDIERIGAELEAIRDEVMSSLGEADARYIRRVIRTQRGLEIAGRILLLGALFPPAFVAGTASLGVAKILENMEIGHNVLHGQWDWMRDPEIHSTTWEWDHVSTASSWQQTHNYLHHTYTNVHNKDRDIGYNVLRVDPDQPWHPTYLFQTITNLGLALIFEYGIAAFDLEIDQVQRGEKTWAEKMPEIRTMLRKAGKQALKDYVVFPALSGPSFVPALVGGLLANTIRNVWSHAVIFCGHFPVEVETFDEERLENESQAEWYVRQMLGSANIEGSALLHIMTGNLSHQIEHHLFPDMPSNHYAAIAPKVRDLCRRYGLPYHAGPMWKQYGGVLWKIARLSFPGGHETIAKRQRRSLPVGRKAAATLRRLRERAVPQAA; encoded by the coding sequence ATCACGGCGTCCACGGCGCACCTGTCCGTCGAGGACATCGAGCGCATCGGCGCCGAGCTCGAGGCCATCCGCGACGAGGTCATGTCCTCGCTCGGGGAGGCCGACGCCCGCTACATCCGCCGCGTGATCCGCACCCAGCGCGGGCTCGAGATCGCCGGTCGCATCCTGCTGCTCGGCGCGCTCTTCCCGCCGGCCTTCGTGGCCGGGACCGCCTCGCTCGGGGTCGCGAAGATCCTCGAGAACATGGAGATCGGGCACAACGTCCTGCACGGGCAGTGGGACTGGATGCGTGACCCGGAGATCCACTCCACCACCTGGGAGTGGGACCACGTCTCCACCGCCTCGTCGTGGCAGCAGACCCACAACTACCTGCACCACACGTACACCAACGTCCACAACAAGGACCGGGACATCGGATACAACGTGCTGCGGGTCGACCCCGACCAGCCGTGGCACCCGACGTACCTGTTCCAGACGATCACCAACCTCGGGCTCGCGCTCATCTTCGAGTACGGCATCGCGGCCTTCGACCTCGAGATCGACCAGGTCCAGCGCGGCGAGAAGACCTGGGCCGAGAAGATGCCCGAGATCAGGACGATGCTGCGCAAGGCCGGCAAGCAGGCGCTGAAGGACTACGTGGTGTTCCCGGCGCTGTCCGGGCCCTCGTTCGTCCCGGCGCTCGTCGGCGGCCTGCTGGCCAACACCATCCGCAACGTCTGGTCCCACGCCGTGATCTTCTGCGGCCACTTCCCCGTCGAGGTGGAGACCTTCGACGAGGAGCGGCTGGAGAACGAGTCGCAGGCCGAGTGGTACGTCCGGCAGATGCTCGGATCGGCCAACATCGAGGGCTCGGCGCTCCTGCACATCATGACCGGGAACCTGTCCCACCAGATCGAGCACCACCTCTTCCCGGACATGCCGTCGAACCACTACGCCGCGATCGCGCCCAAGGTGCGCGACCTGTGCCGGCGCTACGGGCTGCCCTACCACGCGGGCCCGATGTGGAAGCAGTACGGCGGCGTGCTGTGGAAGATCGCGCGCCTGTCGTTCCCCGGAGGCCACGAGACGATCGCCAAGCGTCAGCGCCGGTCGCTGCCGGTGGGCCGGAAGGCGGCGGCCACGCTGCGCCGCCTGCGGGAGCGAGCAGTGCCACAGGCCGCCTGA
- a CDS encoding flavin reductase family protein yields the protein MIAGVLARATRALTTPLLPDDYLAVLNPLWSVRAPRARIVATRPVGPSTTELTLRTGSGWQGHRPGQHVGLGVELGGRRHWRTYSITSAPTAEHLTVSVTAVPDGSVSTHLARVARPGDLVGLGPAAGDFTARGPLLLISGGSGITPMLGLLRGGVTSDAVLVHSGRGGHVHADDLAGLPASVHRHDSTTGRLRPADLDALVPDWRTRTLLVCGPAGMLDTFIAAAAEAGVPCVVERFRPPEPVAAAEGATGGTVTFTTSGVVATADAVTPLLRAGEDAGALLPSGCRMGICHTCVGRLSAGAVRNLHTGELETADSGDVIVRTCVSAAAGDCAVDL from the coding sequence ATGATCGCTGGAGTACTCGCCCGGGCCACGCGTGCGTTGACCACGCCGCTGCTGCCCGACGACTACCTGGCCGTCCTCAACCCGCTGTGGTCGGTGCGCGCGCCGCGGGCCCGGATCGTCGCGACCCGGCCCGTCGGTCCGTCCACCACCGAGCTCACCCTCCGCACCGGCTCCGGCTGGCAGGGGCACCGCCCCGGCCAGCACGTCGGCCTCGGGGTGGAGCTGGGTGGCCGCCGGCACTGGCGGACCTACTCGATCACCTCGGCGCCCACCGCCGAACACCTCACCGTGAGCGTCACCGCGGTCCCCGACGGCTCCGTGTCGACCCACCTGGCGCGCGTGGCCCGTCCCGGCGACCTCGTGGGGCTCGGCCCCGCCGCGGGTGACTTCACCGCCCGCGGCCCGCTGCTGCTGATCTCCGGCGGCAGCGGCATCACGCCGATGCTCGGCCTGCTGCGCGGCGGCGTCACCAGCGACGCCGTGCTCGTGCACTCCGGGCGCGGCGGTCACGTGCACGCCGACGACCTGGCCGGGCTCCCCGCCAGCGTGCACCGGCACGACAGCACGACCGGTCGGCTGCGGCCCGCCGACCTGGACGCGCTCGTGCCCGACTGGCGCACGCGGACGCTGCTCGTCTGCGGCCCCGCCGGGATGCTCGACACCTTCATCGCCGCGGCGGCCGAGGCCGGTGTGCCCTGCGTCGTCGAGCGCTTCCGCCCGCCGGAGCCGGTCGCGGCCGCCGAGGGTGCGACCGGTGGCACCGTCACCTTCACGACGTCGGGTGTGGTCGCCACCGCCGACGCCGTCACCCCCCTGCTGCGCGCCGGCGAGGACGCCGGCGCCCTGCTGCCCAGCGGCTGCCGCATGGGCATCTGCCACACCTGCGTCGGACGCCTGTCCGCCGGCGCCGTCCGCAACCTGCACACCGGTGAGCTCGAGACCGCGGACTCCGGCGACGTCATCGTCCGGACCTGCGTCTCGGCCGCCGCCGGCGACTGCGCCGTCGACCTGTAG
- a CDS encoding iron-containing alcohol dehydrogenase family protein, translating to MTTVPAGACACPATTPFLHEPGPAVDSGPGALARLGDHVLDVHRATRSGGVVVVTDAGLRATGIVDEVLAVLAAAGQPTVVVDDVPGNPTVPAVEAGARVVAEAFPGSRPVVVAVGGGSALDAAKGVARLAADPTGPGLALIAIPTTAGTGAETNGFGVLEDPVRRCKVYCGDGTTTPRVALLDPLLTHGLPPAATAATGVDALVHALESLVSRGRSAVSEAFAAEALRRVWRWLPVAHADGSDATARAEMLLGAHLAGQALTRSGLGLVHGLGHALTAHHGVVHGRALAMVLPEVVAWSLDDAGADAPAWARAAELLGLRHPGELPVALARWTDAVGVPPGIDRAALGLGPDAVDALATTASADPVCRNAPRAADRAALSGLLTRSAR from the coding sequence ATGACCACCGTGCCGGCCGGTGCCTGCGCCTGCCCCGCCACCACGCCGTTCCTGCACGAGCCCGGACCGGCCGTGGACTCCGGGCCCGGGGCCCTCGCGCGGCTCGGCGACCACGTCCTCGACGTGCACCGCGCCACGCGCTCCGGGGGCGTCGTGGTGGTCACCGACGCCGGGCTGCGGGCCACCGGGATCGTCGACGAGGTGCTCGCGGTGCTCGCCGCCGCGGGCCAGCCGACGGTCGTCGTCGACGACGTCCCCGGCAACCCCACCGTGCCCGCCGTCGAGGCGGGGGCCCGCGTCGTCGCCGAGGCGTTCCCGGGCAGCCGCCCGGTGGTGGTCGCGGTCGGCGGGGGCTCGGCGCTCGACGCCGCCAAGGGCGTCGCCCGCCTCGCCGCCGACCCGACCGGCCCGGGCCTGGCGCTGATCGCCATCCCGACGACGGCGGGCACCGGCGCCGAGACCAACGGCTTCGGCGTCCTGGAGGACCCGGTCCGCCGCTGCAAGGTCTACTGCGGGGACGGCACCACCACCCCGCGGGTCGCACTGCTCGACCCGCTGCTCACGCACGGTCTACCACCCGCCGCGACGGCCGCGACCGGCGTCGACGCCCTCGTCCACGCCCTCGAGTCCCTCGTCAGCCGGGGGCGCAGCGCGGTGTCGGAGGCGTTCGCCGCCGAGGCGCTGCGCCGGGTGTGGCGGTGGCTCCCGGTCGCCCACGCCGACGGCTCCGACGCGACCGCCCGCGCCGAGATGCTCCTCGGGGCGCACCTGGCCGGACAGGCGCTGACCCGGTCCGGGCTGGGTCTCGTGCACGGGCTCGGTCACGCCCTGACCGCGCACCACGGGGTCGTCCACGGGCGTGCCCTGGCGATGGTGCTGCCGGAGGTCGTGGCGTGGTCGCTCGACGACGCGGGCGCCGACGCCCCGGCGTGGGCGCGCGCGGCGGAGCTGCTCGGCCTGCGCCACCCCGGCGAGCTGCCGGTCGCCCTCGCTCGGTGGACCGACGCCGTCGGGGTCCCGCCCGGCATCGACCGCGCCGCGCTCGGCCTCGGCCCGGACGCCGTCGACGCCCTCGCGACCACCGCATCGGCCGATCCGGTGTGCCGCAACGCACCCCGTGCCGCCGACCGGGCGGCCCTGTCGGGCCTGCTCACACGCTCTGCACGCTGA
- a CDS encoding enolase C-terminal domain-like protein, protein MKITDIRITDHAIELDPPMHAAWDPDPRHGFTATVVRVETDEGITGVGSGDTMAGFDAHRHHFLGTDPLGMAVQVRRIESVAFHGGRFWPLEAALWDVVGQAAGLSVSVLFGGVADRLPVYASWCSVQSAERRARDAAELEAEGFRAVKVRVDPRDPEPGIASVAAVRAATSLDVLVDLNQAWRMAGDVRPAVELVEIRRLVRRLAEFEPGWIEEPLPYDDVDGHRLLRAENPGLRIASGEMCDNRPQLDALVDALDVVQTDVVLSLGMSRTRALAESLAARHRRFTPHTWSNGLGLLANLHVAAGVGAGPYLEFPYDPAGGWTPERRDFLLAEPLRPAADGTLAVPQAPGLGAVLHPSLSDSR, encoded by the coding sequence GTGAAGATCACCGACATCCGCATCACGGACCATGCGATCGAGCTGGACCCGCCGATGCACGCGGCGTGGGACCCGGACCCGCGGCACGGGTTCACCGCGACCGTGGTGCGCGTCGAGACCGACGAGGGCATCACCGGCGTGGGCTCCGGCGACACGATGGCGGGCTTCGACGCGCACCGGCACCACTTCCTGGGCACCGACCCGCTCGGCATGGCCGTCCAGGTGCGCCGCATCGAGTCCGTCGCCTTCCACGGCGGCCGCTTCTGGCCGCTCGAGGCCGCCCTGTGGGACGTGGTCGGGCAGGCCGCCGGGCTGTCGGTCTCGGTGCTGTTCGGGGGCGTGGCCGACCGGCTGCCGGTCTACGCGTCGTGGTGCTCGGTGCAGTCCGCGGAGCGGCGGGCCCGCGACGCCGCGGAGCTGGAGGCCGAGGGGTTCCGGGCCGTGAAGGTCCGGGTCGACCCGCGGGACCCGGAGCCGGGGATCGCCTCGGTGGCCGCCGTCCGGGCCGCCACGTCGCTCGACGTCCTCGTCGACCTCAACCAGGCCTGGCGCATGGCCGGGGACGTGCGGCCCGCCGTCGAGCTGGTGGAGATCCGTCGCCTCGTGCGCCGCCTCGCCGAGTTCGAGCCGGGCTGGATCGAGGAGCCGCTGCCCTACGACGACGTCGACGGGCACCGCCTGCTGCGCGCGGAGAACCCGGGGCTGCGGATCGCGTCGGGGGAGATGTGCGACAACCGCCCCCAGCTCGACGCGCTCGTCGACGCGCTCGACGTGGTGCAGACCGACGTCGTGCTCTCCCTCGGGATGTCCCGCACGCGGGCCCTCGCGGAGTCGCTCGCCGCCCGCCACCGCCGCTTCACCCCGCACACGTGGTCGAACGGTCTCGGCCTGCTCGCGAACCTGCACGTCGCGGCCGGGGTCGGGGCCGGCCCCTACCTGGAGTTCCCGTACGACCCCGCCGGCGGCTGGACCCCGGAGCGGCGGGACTTCCTGCTGGCCGAGCCACTCCGGCCGGCCGCCGACGGCACCCTCGCGGTCCCGCAGGCCCCGGGCCTGGGCGCCGTGCTCCACCCCTCGCTGTCCGACTCCCGCTGA
- a CDS encoding IclR family transcriptional regulator domain-containing protein produces the protein MEGLRRDVDLLDALAAPEAQAGGLGVTRLAVLTGRTESQVSRALAALADEGLVERDPRTRRYALGWRLYAFAARTTEARVVRTAGRVLTVLAARVGVGAHLCRLHGDAVATVLTVAGDGTPPRVAFDVSDVPVEVSSAGRVLLAFRDEAGLVRRLTAAGLDPAIARRTLGDGHAVVDGELDRRLAGASAPVRDVHGGVIAAINVSGPVARVRPALPEVVAATVEAAADLSSRLGA, from the coding sequence GTGGAGGGGCTCCGGCGCGACGTCGACCTGCTCGACGCGCTCGCCGCGCCCGAGGCGCAGGCCGGCGGCCTCGGCGTGACGCGACTGGCGGTGCTCACCGGCCGCACCGAGAGCCAGGTGTCCCGGGCCCTGGCCGCGCTGGCCGACGAGGGCCTCGTCGAGCGAGATCCCCGCACCCGCCGCTACGCGCTGGGCTGGCGGCTCTACGCGTTCGCCGCCCGGACCACCGAGGCCCGGGTGGTCCGGACGGCGGGGCGGGTGCTGACGGTGCTCGCCGCGCGCGTCGGGGTCGGCGCCCACCTCTGCCGGCTGCACGGCGACGCCGTGGCGACGGTGCTGACCGTCGCCGGCGACGGAACGCCCCCGCGGGTCGCCTTCGACGTGTCCGACGTGCCGGTGGAGGTGAGCTCGGCCGGACGGGTCCTGCTCGCGTTCCGGGACGAGGCGGGCCTCGTACGGCGGTTGACCGCGGCCGGGCTGGACCCCGCGATCGCGCGCCGGACGCTCGGCGACGGCCACGCGGTGGTCGACGGCGAGCTCGACCGCCGCCTCGCGGGCGCCTCGGCCCCGGTGCGCGACGTGCACGGCGGCGTGATCGCGGCGATCAACGTCTCCGGCCCGGTCGCCCGGGTCCGACCGGCGCTGCCCGAGGTGGTGGCCGCGACCGTGGAGGCGGCCGCTGACCTCTCGTCGCGGCTCGGTGCCTGA
- a CDS encoding DUF389 domain-containing protein, translated as MLHVRVVCPADRTDEVLAYLRGTTGTAHLTLARGASIAPAGDLLGADVAREAVDDVLAALCDRGIDRDGGITVEPLETVLSDAADRAEEAVPGLGSDAVVWDELVGRTGEESQASASFLALLTIACLLAAIGVVTNSPVTVVGAMVVGPEFGPLAALAVGLVGRRTDLTGRALRALGLGFPLALVVTAGAAVLAEAAGLVSLSPLESADQVDFIYQVGPFSLIVALLAGAAGMLAMTSAKSAALVGVFISVTTVPAAGYAAVAATLSDWPRCLSSLAQLAVNLVGIVAAAAAVLLLRTRTYRRRGLGRRLSEG; from the coding sequence GTGCTGCACGTGAGGGTGGTGTGTCCCGCGGACCGGACCGACGAGGTCCTCGCGTACCTGCGCGGCACGACCGGGACCGCGCACCTCACCCTCGCCCGCGGTGCCTCGATCGCGCCGGCCGGCGACCTCCTCGGCGCCGACGTCGCCCGGGAGGCGGTCGACGACGTCCTGGCCGCGCTGTGCGACCGCGGGATCGACCGGGACGGCGGGATCACCGTCGAGCCGCTCGAGACCGTCCTCTCCGACGCGGCCGACCGCGCCGAGGAGGCGGTCCCGGGCCTCGGCTCGGACGCCGTCGTGTGGGACGAGCTGGTCGGCCGCACCGGGGAGGAGTCCCAGGCGTCGGCGAGCTTCCTCGCGCTGCTGACGATCGCCTGCCTGCTCGCCGCGATCGGCGTCGTGACCAACTCCCCGGTCACCGTGGTCGGCGCCATGGTGGTCGGCCCGGAGTTCGGCCCGCTCGCGGCGCTCGCCGTCGGTCTCGTCGGACGGCGGACAGACCTGACGGGACGGGCGCTGCGTGCTCTCGGCCTCGGCTTCCCGCTCGCGCTCGTCGTCACCGCCGGGGCCGCCGTGCTCGCCGAGGCCGCCGGTCTCGTCAGCCTCAGCCCGCTGGAGAGCGCCGACCAGGTCGACTTCATCTACCAGGTCGGACCGTTCTCGCTCATCGTCGCGCTGCTCGCCGGCGCAGCGGGGATGCTCGCGATGACCTCGGCGAAGTCGGCCGCCCTGGTGGGCGTGTTCATCTCGGTGACCACCGTGCCCGCCGCGGGCTACGCAGCGGTCGCCGCGACCCTCTCGGACTGGCCGCGCTGCCTGTCCTCGCTCGCGCAGCTGGCGGTCAACCTCGTCGGGATCGTGGCGGCGGCCGCCGCGGTCCTGCTGCTGCGCACCCGGACCTACCGTCGACGTGGACTCGGCCGACGGCTCTCGGAGGGCTGA
- a CDS encoding transporter substrate-binding domain-containing protein: MRRTVLVLLALLGVLTACSSGGSPTGAPAGTPNGTPTDRIVATHELRVCSTGDYRPLTYRDASGTWSGIDVDMARDLATRLGARMTMVPTTWSTLLDDVTAGRCDLAVGGVSVTADRAARATFTVPYLQDGKTPIVRCADLGRFSTLAQIDRPGVRVVVNPGGTNERFVRARLTAATIVPYPDNNTIHDTVADGRTDLMITDAIEARWQAAARPDVLCAEHPDSPFDRSQKAYLIPPGDPAFVDTVNRWLTGALTDGTWARAAKPWLG; the protein is encoded by the coding sequence ATGCGGCGGACGGTGCTGGTCCTCCTGGCCCTGCTGGGTGTCCTGACGGCGTGCTCGTCGGGCGGCTCCCCCACCGGCGCCCCCGCCGGCACTCCCAACGGCACTCCCACCGACCGGATCGTGGCGACCCACGAGCTGCGCGTCTGCTCGACGGGCGACTACCGCCCGTTGACCTACCGGGACGCGTCCGGCACGTGGTCGGGCATCGACGTCGACATGGCCCGTGACCTGGCGACCCGGCTCGGCGCGCGGATGACCATGGTGCCGACGACCTGGTCGACCCTGCTCGACGACGTGACCGCCGGGCGGTGCGACCTCGCCGTCGGCGGTGTCTCGGTCACGGCCGACCGGGCGGCGCGGGCGACCTTCACCGTGCCGTACCTGCAGGACGGGAAGACGCCGATCGTCCGGTGCGCCGACCTCGGCCGGTTCTCGACGCTCGCGCAGATCGACCGGCCGGGCGTGCGGGTGGTGGTCAACCCGGGCGGGACCAACGAGCGCTTCGTGCGGGCGCGCCTGACGGCCGCGACGATCGTGCCCTACCCGGACAACAACACGATCCACGACACCGTCGCCGACGGCCGCACCGACCTGATGATCACCGACGCCATCGAGGCCCGGTGGCAGGCCGCGGCCCGTCCGGACGTGCTGTGCGCGGAGCACCCGGACTCCCCGTTCGACCGCTCGCAGAAGGCCTACCTGATCCCGCCGGGCGACCCGGCCTTCGTCGACACGGTGAACCGGTGGCTCACCGGCGCGCTCACCGACGGGACGTGGGCACGCGCGGCGAAGCCGTGGCTGGGGTGA